Genomic window (Vigna radiata var. radiata cultivar VC1973A chromosome 1, Vradiata_ver6, whole genome shotgun sequence):
AACTTCCACTTCAGATGCTTCCTCAACCGCAACTTCCTCAACAACAACCTCCTCAACCACAACTTCCTCAACCACAACTTCCTCACCATCCCGTTCCTCAACCTCAGGTTCCTTTCCCTGCACTTCTAAGTCTTTTGTCCTCTCAGCATCACCTCCCTCAACCTCAGCTTCTATCATCTCACACTCCTTTACCTGAGGTGCAACTTCTGCACCCTCACCAAACTCATTACCTTGAGGTACATCTTCGTCACCTCCTTCATCAACGTTGTATTCAATCATTTGAATCACTTCAGCTTCAGACACATTGTGCACAACATATAAATGAACTTGTCCATTTAAGTTAGCTAAATTGACCATGTGCATGGCACCTACGTCATCAGACAATGGTTCTAGCCTATCATCCAAAACAGGACCACATCCAACAGAAAACCACAATTCCTTAAAACCATCGTACCCTAAACTTTTTACTACACTCACTACAACAAAATATGACCACATGTCAGGATCAAAAAGCATGGTATCACTTTGTCCTTCATACTTGAGGCACCCCTCATTGATGAACTTACCCCCATGGTGAATAACAACCTCCATATCGCCCATCACACAACAATATTCTACACCTACAAATAATCCTAAAACGACAAAACACACCGCTTATAAAACTGATAATgacacaacaaaagaaatgtaACTATGGGGGACATGGGGGACCACAACGCATTATGAAAACAACATATCTTCAGACAACTCCAATCCCACAAGGTACAAAGCATCCACACATAACAAGATAGACATCACAATATTAAAATCGTACTAACCTTCCACCGATATTAAAATCATCCCCTCGAAGAGCTCGAACCACTTGACGCAAAGTTGTATCTGACTTCGCGATTGACTTCGAAACTCCAATTACAAAGCTCGAATGCCCTAATGGACTCTGTATCCTCTCTCGCGATTGACTTCCGATGCATTCTCCTCTGCCAATTTCGCTCCAAAGTGAATCCCAAATTCACTTTAATTAAAACCTAAGTCCCTAATCTgatttaacaatatattttaatttttaattttttaaaaaatccatGTTTCATCAGATCAATGACATGTTGCATGATACCTGTGCATAAGTAAACACCTCATTTACTGTGCTGGCCAAATACTTGACgatgttaagtttatttaacggaaagggtcaatttcattcaaattggCTCTTatgaggaccaaattggaagttttaataaaagaggGATGAAATTGGGAAAACATCCCAAAAATAGGAACAAtttaagggtttaaacctaagaTAAATTGTGTTTCGTCCAGAGAAGCTACACTGTTTAATTTTGACattgttattaaaaaagattaacttgacttgttttttcaaaagttagaatcatttattactttttaaaaaagataagacCATTTTGAACACAATTCTTTTTCGAAGAACCAAGTTTTAcaagtttttaaaaaacaattatattctttttaaaaacttCATGGAAATCCTTGACAAGTTTTACCTCAAATAAATAGGTTGAAAATGTAGAATGAACctacttttttatattgcttggtattttgaaaaattacttgaatcatttattattttactggAAACtatgatttaattttgattacaagcatggaaaaaaattatttgcataatattttcttaatatatatatatatataattttttaattttaaaatcatcaatcaCTACATTCAAATAACTGTCTAGACATCTCATGATTTACAAATAAAGGGCAACTTTGGTTACCAATACAAGTTATCCCTTTGGTTACATAGTTCAATCGCTTGCATGATAATGCATTTATAATTCACTGAAAAGCTTTATAATTCACTGAAAAGCTCTCCTACTTCCTTCTTCATCATTCCCTTAATCTGTGTAAGAAAACACAATTATAATGATTGTTGATATTCTTTTACATTAACCATcctaatcaaataaaaaataaacttgtaaGTATTGATTGACAAACGTTACCTGCTTTGCAGAAAGCCCAATGTCCTTTAAATCGTTTagctatttgaaaaaaatggtttcCAACAGAAATAGTTAGATATGCACCCTTAGCAAAACAATATAagaatttatgaatttatcatttaaagACATACACTTTTGAAAGGTTCTGGAGATTCTTCTCGAAGTTCAAGTATAAAGTTAGCCCTTTTGTCTCCAATTCCCTGTAAGAACAAAAATTAACTAGTTATAATACAAGATCATCATCCAAAGGTTTTGATGAAAGGTGAAACATTACTGAcctttaatctttttaattcttCCCTATTTGTATTCaagtatattaaaaagaaaaaaaaaagtaaatcagTGAGATTctcaattatgaaaaaaaaaagaaaatacatataaaCAGCAGAAACTTACTTGTCAGCCGTGTTCAAAAATCTAAGATATTCTTGAACGATGGAACTCTGTACtcaaaataagtaaattatatttataaccgAAAAACATTACGTAAAATACAGCCATTTAACTATATATCAAACCTTCATCCCAGAGCCTCGCATGCTGAATGTCTCCCAAGGACTTTTGCCATTCATTTCATCCCATTGGCTCATGTTCTGTTGAATTATAGGAGTTTTTGGTTCTACAACTGGAATGggttgtttttctgaattttgcaAGCATGATGAAGTTGAAGAGCATAGCATTTTAAGACTATTGGAAAGATCGCGCAACTGTGAACTAATGGGTGGTGAATTATGACCTTGAAATGATAAAAGACGGAAATTGAAAGTTAATATCGACATGTATCATACTTCTAGTAAAAAAATTTACCACTTTGTGTATGTATCAACTGCTCTACCTTCGTGAACTATTATTGACAATGACTCAGAGGAATGATTGATACAAGGGGTATTCTCCTTTTTACCTTCATCTCCATCCACTTCATCTCCATCCACTAAAACATTCTATGTGACCagacaaacaagaaaaaacattacatataaaattaacttttcaagtaCCAGAAAAGTTTCAGAATATTTTAAGAATGTCCGACTGAAAAAGGAGACATGATagcatttaaaaaattaccttAGCTGCTAGGGAATTGTTTTCCACTTCACTGCTAGCAATCAAGGACGAATCACCCTGTATAGTAGAGAGCACATATCATCACTAACTCTACAAATTTTATTGGTTGAAAGAAAATCTAAACATATTTCAGTCCTATGTATTCATATCATTACATTTTCCAAAGGGGGATAAAGTTTCATGTCCTCACTAGCTTTTGCAAATAAGTCATCCTTCGGAAATGAAACATTTGTCAATGCTAAATTATTCTCTATCGTTTCCACTCCAGAGTTGTCATGATTTCCAGTCTCAGGTAATGAGTCATCCTGTGTTAGACACCAAATCATGCACTGAGCTTCCTAATCTGTTGGTCAACAGTATGCAAAATATGACAGATGTATTACCATCACAGGCTTTGATGCTTTAGTAACCATTTCctgcaaaaagaaaatacaattatCTATTGGTAACACCTCAAGTGAACAGTTATACAATTGTTTTTTTTCCACTTCAAAAATGACCTAATTTACCAgtaagtaataaaattttaatctttaccTTTACAATGGTCAAACTCTTATGTGATAAGAATGACCTTACTTGTGTCAAAACCATTTACAATCGGATAATTGAAGTTCTAAtacaaatttagtttttaattcctTACAACTAAAAAATTTCTAGCAAGAGTTCTGGtgaaaaataatcgattattattacTTCGAAGTTTAATTTCAAATTGTGTCAGACACAATATATTTATCCCGACTAGATACTTGCTCTTCCATGCCGTTTTGAAAAGATAAAGAGTAGTgaatagaaaagaataaagttacCTTCTCAACCTTAGGTGTGGAATGACTAGCTTCATCAAACAATTTCCTTTAATAAGACAGTCAATATCAGTAATTTGATAAAAGTACAAAATACCAAACTTCATAAAATATGTACATAACCTTAGTACAAACCTTCCTTTCGTTAGTTTAGAAGAACCATGATGAAATTTCTTTGCTGTCCCAGAAACACTTTTAGGTATCTGTCTCATATTTGCTGAACTTACACTTTTCTTGGTGGAATCTAAGAATGTCTGATGATGAATCCGATTATATGACCGTGAAGCCAAGCTTACCATGTAAATAGTGTCTTGGCAAAATGATGGGTTCtaagttaaaaatacaaaaaaaaaaaaaaaaaaaaattaattagaaatcaaAGTTAAATTCGAAAAATTACTTACAAGgaatgagaaaagaaattttaaactcaaaatcAGTGACAATTACCAAGCATGAAACCAGTAAAATTCTGCTAGTTCCCTTCAAAGAATCCTGCAGTATGCGCGTAAGCTTGCTTTCCCGGTAGGGGATATGACTTTCATTTGTACTCAAAGCATGGCAAATATTCAATAATGCATATATTGActtgttaattttgttaatcTCAGTTAGGCAGGAGCCATCACTACTTTTCTTTCTGGTATCTTCGTACCCTGATAACAGGGTAATATTGTCagtcaaattttaaatgttttcaaggaaccagaaaagaaaaataaaagattattttgcATCTTTCACAACAAAGATTATAACCTGCTAAGTCAACAAAATTCATTTTGCTGACAATACTTCCTACACATTCATTCCGGGAAACGACATTCACAATCAATCCCATATGACTTCTTTGACCACCTTTTTTGGGAGCTCCCTTCAAGCTCAAACATGCAGTGGAGTACAAATTCTGAAATTCACTAACTGATTTCACAAGAACCTGCAGATGAAAACATGACGCAAAGTCTCGTATAACTTGTCTACAATCCATCTTTAGAAATTTTCTGCTAGACTAGAAAAGTGAGACAGCAGAAATAGTCAAATAGATTTCTACCTGACTCAATCCTTTAAACTGATTTCTACCACGATCTTCAAAAACCAAGATAGGCGGCTTCTCTGGATTTAATAAATCCATGGCCCGTTCCTGATGATCAACCTCATAGAAAGAAACACTTATGGATTTCCCATTTTTCTCAGCAATGGGAAGAAACTCAGCAATAGCAAGCACTGCCAAACCCGGCCTCTCAGCAGAGCCCTTAAATGACAAAGAGGTAATTGTTAGCACAATATAAGTACAATTTCatacaaatcaataatcaaaattcattaaaaagcACTCCCCCAACcaataaagtaaaaaagaaaacaagctCAATGACTAAGTATGTCAAACCTGAATTATGTGGGTCTTTCCACTACCCCTAGCTCCATGTGCAATAACAGTGCTGTTATGACCTTCAAAAGCTGCAGACACAAAAGGCTTTACCTCCCTTGAATATATCATTTCACTGTCTTCATCTTCCTTATAGCAATAGTCCACCAAATAACGACTACTCAATAGAAATTAATTCAAATGAGTACCATGACCCCAAGTTCATCAAATCAATCCAACaagaaaattattcataataatttggaaaaaaaaaggaaaagaaaataaagacaaaacaaTTCAATCTGCAAGATCCAAGAGACCACAAATTTCCAGATTGTAAATactgtttatattttttattcttcatcctaagcttaatatttaaaagatgtATGAATCATGAAAATTCTTTTCCTCCAAACATTACACAATTCAAGAACCACTAAACTTCAAGATTTTTGGGCCgcatatttagttaattttttaacaacaaaatttagGAAGAGGAAATGAAGCCCCATTGTTTACAAGGAAGGGAAAACTTACGGGTTTGAAGAGTAAAAACAAATCTACAATTATAAGAGATGATACCTAGTCTTACTCCTCTCAACCTAACCTTTGCGTTGTATACTATTCAGCTATAACTCAAGCTCCAATTTTGTGgcatcacaattcaagaatcaaAGACCCTTGAGATTTTGGCAAAGTGTACTATCTAGCTATGGCTCATGAAAACTCTAAATGCTCAAACATCAAACAACTTAAGAACCAAAAACACTCAAGAGCACAATGGTAAAGTAGCATCTTGGCGATTAGGAGTTGAGTTCAAATCCAGAAAAGGTCTCGTTGCATATATAAGGGTATGTGAAGATAAGATTGCATCAGCAAGGTTTTGGGAAAGGATTACTATTCAGCTATGGCTCATGAAAACTCTAATTTGACAAACATCAAACACCTGAAAAACCACAAACCCTCAAGAGTAGAACGGTATAGTTTTGTCTTGGTCCCAAACCTTCAACTAATGAGGAACCTTCTGACCAGGGTaccaataacaaaaaattaattcatattaaGATTCAAGAGGTGTATTCTTGTTTCACTATTATGATTTGTGAAAAACCCAATTCTCCAAAGGCCAAACATTACAAAATTGAAGTACCACAAACCCTCAACATTTAGGTACATATTCAGCCATGGctaacaaaataattatccaAATATCACACAATTCAGTAACCACAAAAACCCTCAAAAGATTTAGAGAATGTATTACTATGTCATGACTGATGAAAACTCTAATCACTCaaacattacatattttaaGATGCCCTAAAAAACTTGGAATTCAATAACATCTTTTCACTACAGTTCTCATCCATCAATAAAATTCACAAAAGCAGAAACCGCACTACTCAAACCCTAAAACATACCTGGGATGGTCTCTGAAGGAGATGGAGACATCACCCAAATTTTCGCCATTCACTGAAATCCACTCCACAGTCCTTGCAGTGCCAGCCTCCGAATTAGCCTCAGGACCTGAAAACCCACGGATCCGGGCGACGACCCGAACCTTACCACCCACGCGATCGAGTTGCTTTGAAAGTTGTTTTGAAACCATTGAAGCGAAAGCAGTAGAATCtaagaaacagaaaaatacTAGAAATTGAAAGAGGGAAGAAAGTATTTAGATTTGGaatagagaaagaagagaataaatataGAAGAGATAGAAGCAGAATAGGAAGTAGCCGTTGAAATTTACAAtagatatttcaaaaatatttctccctctctctctcttactAAGGCTCCTCGGATAAAGACTCCTTTTCTATTTACAACATTACAAATCTTCTCCAGCACGCTCTGTAGTAACTAAGTAAGCTCTTAAGCTGTGCGTTTTGGTAtggatattaaaaataagaagaaaaaattaaaataacatatgacTAATCTTTGCTTAAATTATGTGttctgttatatttttttgaaaaatatataagcagataaatttattaatttttttataatatataaaatttattggtGTAATGAATTAAAATTCGATGAagtgattaattatattttaaaatgaacaattttgtattaaaaaaactaagtttgagaaattttatttttatatttgctcttttttgtaaataataattattatgtaataataCTTATAAAGAgaacattaattaaaagaatgCTAATATAGTATATGTGAATATAAACCTATTTCGAATTTAATGTTCATGTTCatgtaaatatgtatttattttttagggttaaatatgtttttagtctctatagtttggggtgattttgattatatagtttggggtgattttgattttagtctctctttcaaactaaggtacaatttagttcttcaactttagaaaactctggttttagtcatttttaccaattttttttaactttatttactgtttcaaacacgtttctcaattaacattgaagcaaaaatatgtcaaaccaGAGTTAAAAAACCAGAGTTGTgtgcttgaaacaataaataaagttaaaaaaatctggtaaaaaggactaaaaccagagttttctaaagttgaaagactaaattgtaccttagtttgaaagaggaactaaaatcaaaatcgccccaaagtatagggactaaaaacatatttaaccctatttttaatattacttaatatttgtaagggttaaatatgtttttagtccctatactttgggacgattttggttttagtccctctttcaaactaaggtacaatttagtccttcaactttagaaaactttggttttagtcctttttactaaatttttttaactttatttgttgtttcaagcacgtttcattatagcatttggattgtttatactatttgacacatttttgtttcaatgttaactgagaaacacgtttgaaacaacaaataaagttaaaaaaatttggtaaaaaggactaaaaccagagttttctaaagttgaaggactaaattgtaccttagtttgaaaaagggactaaaaccaaaatcgccctaaagtatagggactaaaaacatatttaaccctatttgtAAATACATTTATTCAAAAAAACAGTATTTTGAGgatattaattttagttatttgatattgttaaaacTTAGAGTTTAAAAACATTTCCCATGAACTAACAGTTTCctcatattaa
Coding sequences:
- the LOC106764459 gene encoding kinesin-like protein KIN-10C, with the translated sequence MVSKQLSKQLDRVGGKVRVVARIRGFSGPEANSEAGTARTVEWISVNGENLGDVSISFRDHPSRYLVDYCYKEDEDSEMIYSREVKPFVSAAFEGHNSTVIAHGARGSGKTHIIQGSAERPGLAVLAIAEFLPIAEKNGKSISVSFYEVDHQERAMDLLNPEKPPILVFEDRGRNQFKGLSQVLVKSVSEFQNLYSTACLSLKGAPKKGGQRSHMGLIVNVVSRNECVGSIVSKMNFVDLAGYEDTRKKSSDGSCLTEINKINKSIYALLNICHALSTNESHIPYRESKLTRILQDSLKGTSRILLVSCLNPSFCQDTIYMVSLASRSYNRIHHQTFLDSTKKSVSSANMRQIPKSVSGTAKKFHHGSSKLTKGRKLFDEASHSTPKVEKEMVTKASKPVMDDSLPETGNHDNSGVETIENNLALTNVSFPKDDLFAKASEDMKLYPPLENGDSSLIASSEVENNSLAAKNVLVDGDEVDGDEGKKENTPCINHSSESLSIIVHEGHNSPPISSQLRDLSNSLKMLCSSTSSCLQNSEKQPIPVVEPKTPIIQQNMSQWDEMNGKSPWETFSMRGSGMKSSIVQEYLRFLNTADKEELKRLKGIGDKRANFILELREESPEPFKSLNDLKDIGLSAKQIKGMMKKEVGELFSEL